In the Candidatus Saccharibacteria bacterium oral taxon 488 genome, one interval contains:
- a CDS encoding anaerobic ribonucleoside-triphosphate reductase activating protein, whose protein sequence is MTMPPNTSELAPSLSQLKVAIGGIQKLSLVDYPGHVAAALFLSGCNMRCGYCHNPELVLPERLAPSIPVEEAIIFLKSRIGRLDGVVISGGEPTVNEDLPVLCRMIKSLGFDVKLDTNGTHPDIVRGMVEAGTIDFIAMDVKGPLEKYVEIAARPIDLAAIKDNVRLMIDSGISHEFRTTIVREQLEVADFEKIGELVKGAKRFALQHFRTGTTISPKFANYHTFTDEEFRAAQKIMERYVEECVIH, encoded by the coding sequence ATGACGATGCCGCCGAACACCAGCGAGCTTGCGCCGTCGCTGTCCCAGCTTAAGGTGGCGATTGGCGGGATTCAGAAGCTGTCGCTGGTGGACTATCCCGGGCACGTGGCGGCAGCGCTGTTTCTATCCGGCTGTAATATGCGCTGCGGTTATTGCCATAATCCGGAGCTAGTGCTGCCCGAGCGCTTGGCGCCGAGTATCCCAGTCGAGGAGGCGATAATTTTCCTGAAATCGCGCATTGGTCGGTTGGACGGCGTGGTGATTTCTGGTGGCGAGCCGACGGTTAACGAGGATTTGCCGGTGCTGTGCCGGATGATCAAGAGCCTCGGCTTTGATGTCAAGCTGGATACTAACGGCACGCATCCGGATATAGTGCGCGGTATGGTCGAGGCGGGGACGATTGACTTTATCGCCATGGACGTCAAGGGCCCGCTAGAGAAATACGTGGAGATTGCGGCGCGGCCGATTGATCTAGCGGCGATCAAAGACAATGTGCGGCTGATGATTGACTCAGGGATTAGCCATGAGTTTCGGACGACCATCGTTCGCGAGCAGCTGGAGGTAGCGGATTTTGAAAAGATTGGTGAGTTAGTCAAAGGCGCCAAGCGATTTGCCTTGCAGCATTTTCGCACCGGTACCACCATTAGTCCGAAATTTGCCAATTACCACACATTTACTGACGAAGAATTTAGAGCCGCTCAAAAAATAATGGAAAGGTATGTCGAGGAATGCGTGATTCACTAA
- the radC gene encoding DNA repair protein RadC: MRIYDRHPLDRPREKLARYGTARLSDVELLMAIVGSGNARADVGKIAREVLKIVRQKGGDVSYDDLSSVVGLGEAKIPVILASLELARRYLLDSNQPIIDSPEKAVELLSDIRDKKQEYFVCLTLDGANRLIAKRVVTIGTLTASLVHPREVFADAIADRAASIIVAHNHPSGSLEASQADKDVTSRLAEAGKLLGITLNDHIIITKTSYKSLIHSE, translated from the coding sequence ATGAGAATCTATGATCGTCATCCCTTGGACCGTCCCCGCGAGAAGTTGGCGCGTTACGGTACGGCGCGGCTGAGCGACGTGGAGCTGTTGATGGCGATTGTTGGTAGCGGTAATGCTCGGGCCGATGTCGGTAAAATTGCGCGCGAAGTGCTGAAAATTGTGCGTCAAAAAGGCGGTGATGTTTCGTATGATGATCTGAGCAGTGTGGTTGGTCTAGGCGAAGCGAAAATCCCGGTGATTCTGGCGAGTTTGGAACTGGCGCGGCGGTATTTGCTGGATAGCAACCAGCCGATCATTGATAGCCCAGAAAAGGCGGTTGAGCTACTGTCTGACATCCGTGACAAAAAGCAGGAATATTTTGTCTGCCTGACGCTGGATGGCGCGAATCGTTTGATTGCCAAGCGGGTAGTGACCATCGGCACGCTGACCGCCAGCCTGGTGCACCCGCGCGAGGTCTTCGCCGACGCCATCGCCGATCGCGCTGCCTCGATTATCGTGGCGCATAATCATCCGAGCGGGAGTTTGGAGGCGAGTCAGGCTGATAAAGATGTTACTAGTAGGTTGGCAGAAGCGGGAAAATTGCTTGGCATTACGCTTAATGATCATATTATTATTACGAAAACTAGCTACAAGAGTCTGATACACTCAGAGTAA
- a CDS encoding response regulator, giving the protein MRILLVEDDTAIAQSLKEGLEDEAYAVDVAHDGDEGYWTATADEYDVIILDVMLPEMNGYEVCRALRKDGNQTPILMLTARDAERDIVEGLDMGADDYLAKPFSFEVLLARLRALLRRPNERLEEVLRVGDLTLDPSLKKVMRANQEINLTAKEYGVLEYLMRNAGKVLSKEQIISHVWDFDADVLPNNVELFIMFLRRKIDKPFDSKLIHTVPGFGYKLEDKS; this is encoded by the coding sequence ATGAGAATTTTACTAGTAGAAGATGACACGGCGATTGCCCAGTCGCTGAAAGAAGGCTTGGAAGATGAAGCCTATGCGGTTGATGTGGCGCATGATGGCGACGAGGGTTATTGGACGGCGACGGCGGACGAGTACGACGTGATTATTCTTGACGTGATGCTGCCGGAAATGAATGGCTATGAGGTCTGTCGGGCGCTACGCAAAGACGGTAATCAGACGCCGATTTTGATGTTGACAGCGCGTGATGCCGAGCGGGATATTGTCGAAGGCTTGGATATGGGCGCTGATGATTATTTGGCGAAGCCGTTTAGCTTTGAGGTGCTATTGGCGCGTCTTCGAGCGTTGTTGCGCCGTCCGAACGAGAGGCTGGAAGAAGTCTTGCGGGTTGGTGATTTGACGCTTGATCCGAGTCTGAAAAAAGTAATGCGGGCGAATCAGGAAATTAACTTGACCGCCAAAGAGTACGGCGTCTTGGAATATCTGATGCGCAACGCTGGCAAGGTTTTGTCCAAAGAGCAAATCATCTCGCACGTGTGGGATTTTGATGCTGACGTCTTGCCGAACAATGTTGAATTGTTCATCATGTTTTTGCGCCGCAAAATCGATAAACCATTTGACTCAAAACTGATTCACACCGTCCCCGGCTTTGGCTATAAACTGGAGGACAAATCATGA
- a CDS encoding LD-carboxypeptidase, whose translation MIPDKLKPGDEVRVIAPARSASDIDEGVLERAKSALESLGLKVTFSKNAFSRSQRGCPTDDEKVEDLHVAFMDENVKCVLAAIGGFNSNQMLGKIDWQIIKDNPKLFGGFSDITVLNHVILAKTGLVTYAMPNFYCFGLPPEADYSLEYFRRCLFADQPAEFIVQQSETFYDLPWNYDEASLRQALKNNGPRVVQGGSAEGVMIGGNLCSLNLLNGTEYFPKIEDDSYDSIPETLEHHVQALMQQSFFRQVKAILVGRFQGESRATDDMISDIILSKNIDSKIPVVVNLDFGHTDPKFTYPVGGKCRIVAGDGTRIVIRCGD comes from the coding sequence ATGATACCAGATAAATTAAAGCCAGGTGATGAAGTGAGGGTGATTGCACCGGCGCGCTCAGCCAGCGATATTGACGAAGGTGTTTTAGAGCGAGCCAAATCAGCATTAGAGTCACTTGGGCTAAAAGTTACGTTTAGTAAAAATGCTTTTTCTAGGAGTCAACGCGGTTGCCCGACAGATGACGAGAAGGTTGAAGATTTACACGTAGCATTTATGGACGAAAACGTGAAGTGTGTCTTGGCGGCGATTGGCGGATTCAATTCAAATCAGATGCTGGGTAAAATTGACTGGCAAATTATTAAAGACAATCCGAAGCTCTTTGGTGGCTTTTCTGATATTACCGTCCTCAATCATGTGATTTTAGCAAAAACTGGGCTGGTGACTTATGCGATGCCAAATTTCTATTGTTTTGGTTTGCCGCCAGAAGCCGATTATTCGTTGGAGTATTTTCGGCGGTGTTTGTTTGCGGATCAGCCGGCAGAATTTATCGTTCAGCAATCGGAAACATTTTACGATCTTCCGTGGAATTATGACGAAGCTTCGCTGCGCCAAGCTTTGAAAAATAATGGGCCGCGAGTCGTGCAGGGCGGATCGGCTGAAGGAGTAATGATTGGCGGTAATCTTTGTAGCCTGAACTTGTTGAACGGTACGGAATATTTTCCGAAAATTGAAGACGATAGCTATGATTCAATTCCTGAAACGCTTGAGCATCACGTGCAGGCATTGATGCAGCAGTCATTTTTTCGTCAGGTAAAAGCAATTTTGGTTGGGCGTTTTCAGGGCGAATCTCGGGCGACTGACGACATGATTAGCGACATCATTCTTTCAAAGAATATCGATTCAAAAATTCCAGTGGTGGTCAATCTTGATTTTGGTCACACTGACCCGAAGTTCACGTATCCTGTCGGTGGCAAGTGTAGGATTGTAGCGGGAGATGGTACTAGAATTGTCATTCGTTGCGGCGACTAA
- a CDS encoding AAA family ATPase → MIILRGNSGCGKTSTARLLQHQLGYGTMLVSQDMVRREMLRVKDSESNPAIQLMYDLCMYGNKVGYTVILEGILSNKKYGAMLHRLLNDFQGEKLIYYFDISFEETVRRHATKPNTHEFGASEMRQWWKDQDVLDVPGERRIGEKLAQAEIVDMIYRDVLALSEGTKTSASHM, encoded by the coding sequence CTGATCATTCTCCGCGGTAATTCTGGTTGCGGTAAAACCAGCACTGCGCGCCTGCTCCAGCATCAGCTAGGTTACGGCACGATGTTGGTGTCGCAGGATATGGTGCGGCGGGAGATGCTTCGCGTGAAAGACAGCGAAAGCAACCCGGCGATTCAACTGATGTATGATCTATGTATGTACGGCAACAAAGTTGGTTATACGGTGATTTTGGAAGGTATTTTGAGTAATAAAAAATATGGCGCGATGCTGCACCGGCTATTGAATGATTTTCAGGGCGAAAAACTGATTTATTATTTTGATATATCGTTTGAGGAAACGGTGCGCCGCCACGCCACTAAGCCAAACACTCATGAATTTGGCGCATCGGAAATGCGTCAGTGGTGGAAAGATCAAGATGTTTTGGACGTGCCAGGCGAGCGGCGAATTGGCGAGAAGCTGGCTCAAGCGGAAATTGTTGATATGATTTACCGCGACGTTTTGGCGTTATCAGAGGGAACAAAGACTTCCGCTTCTCACATGTAA
- a CDS encoding ATP-binding cassette domain-containing protein: MSDTSPLMLHGLTKRFGHKLAVNNVSLELHEGEVFGFLGPNGAGKSTTIRSVMDFLRPTDGWVELLGGRNSKERAALHDQVGYLAGDIALYETMTGRKLLKFLARTGRKVDWHYVDELAERFEAVLDRPIRQLSKGNRQKIGLIQAFMHRPKLLILDEPTSGLDPLMKQVFYELVREVSEQGATVFVSSHDLAEVQKICHRAGFIRDGKLIAIEPIATMKHLSTHRYIVTFAKKPSLTAARNVPSITGVQHRGDEYEFTVKGDATEFVSFIAEYQPKLLRESELELEELFMRYYEGEEAKR, from the coding sequence ATGAGTGATACTTCACCGCTGATGTTACACGGGCTGACCAAGCGCTTTGGGCATAAGCTGGCAGTCAACAATGTGTCGCTGGAGCTGCATGAAGGCGAGGTGTTTGGTTTTCTTGGACCGAATGGTGCGGGTAAAAGTACAACGATTCGGTCGGTGATGGATTTCTTGAGGCCGACGGACGGCTGGGTAGAATTGCTGGGCGGCCGGAATTCTAAGGAACGAGCGGCGCTTCATGATCAGGTTGGGTATCTGGCGGGCGATATCGCCCTGTATGAAACTATGACTGGTCGGAAATTGCTGAAGTTTTTGGCGCGGACGGGTCGGAAGGTTGATTGGCACTATGTTGATGAATTGGCTGAGCGTTTTGAGGCGGTGCTGGATCGGCCGATTCGCCAGCTTTCCAAGGGTAATCGCCAGAAAATTGGCCTAATTCAGGCCTTTATGCACCGCCCGAAACTGCTGATTTTGGACGAGCCGACCAGCGGTCTGGATCCGCTGATGAAGCAGGTATTTTACGAGTTGGTGCGCGAAGTTTCTGAACAAGGCGCCACGGTGTTTGTCAGTAGCCACGACCTGGCTGAAGTGCAAAAGATTTGTCACCGCGCTGGCTTTATTCGCGACGGGAAATTGATTGCCATTGAACCTATCGCCACCATGAAACATCTGTCAACGCACCGCTACATTGTGACATTTGCCAAAAAACCGTCCCTAACGGCAGCCAGAAACGTGCCATCCATCACCGGCGTTCAACACCGTGGCGACGAATACGAATTTACCGTCAAAGGCGACGCAACGGAGTTTGTCTCGTTCATCGCCGAATACCAACCAAAACTATTGCGCGAATCAGAACTAGAGCTAGAAGAATTATTTATGCGGTATTATGAAGGCGAGGAGGCAAAGCGATGA
- a CDS encoding DUF262 domain-containing protein has product MKALQTNIKLFLYTPNKFFEIPNFQRPYSWTADNVQMFLDDLEEVKRGDKKHYFGSIVYINDGDQSIIIDGQQRATTVLLMITAIYHLALESPEKIELIAEQIKDEYLYNRYAKQYGSEENRIKLRAVTTDNKIFEKIFSQAELTEYEKKSNLHKSYLQFYDYFRNRNHLEQYIDTLDDFEIVTIVLDKDDDNPQKVFESINSTGKPLTDGDKIRNFSLMLRTSEKQDYVLTNYWQHIETYLTDPQRDDITDFFRVYLIAKNQSVVNTDKVYPEFKRVFAKSISNDQSYESLDEFYGEILRILKYYRFLKFGIDENNEFARLSSVAFTMRYLRIEAFFPYAVSVMKYWQDGHLSDDEIAEVFDVLRVYFSRRIVINLSTTGLGKYFAGLHRSILSIAEQDNAAYLEVLKYTVLSKNRQIRLPRDNEIETAIKANFTYNQRSSNVMYLLTAVDDESKDVSLLKQINDKELHLTIEHIMPQTMTNAWRDELGDRADEIHGTYLHGLANLTLTGYNSEYSNKSFREKRDMPDGFADSPLKINKTVAKYDTWNEIAILERQRWWIDKIIKIWPLPTSTFEPPILDTKVNIFDDIDFTGAAVKIFYIGDDSYPVTSWSQILGVYCEYLYDENPDFTDQIMNSEKTKNWISNDSKRFFNSVKIHDTGLVVDVATNTNQKIRLMRELAEMFNIDKISINVELTKPIEQ; this is encoded by the coding sequence ATGAAAGCGCTGCAAACTAACATTAAATTATTCTTATATACGCCAAACAAATTCTTTGAAATACCTAATTTTCAACGCCCTTATTCTTGGACAGCCGATAATGTCCAAATGTTTTTAGACGACCTTGAAGAGGTGAAGCGTGGAGATAAAAAGCATTATTTCGGCAGTATCGTGTATATCAACGACGGCGACCAAAGTATCATTATCGACGGCCAGCAGCGTGCGACGACAGTTTTGCTGATGATTACCGCAATTTACCATTTGGCGCTGGAATCTCCTGAAAAGATTGAACTGATAGCCGAGCAAATCAAGGACGAGTATTTATACAATAGATATGCAAAACAATATGGATCAGAGGAAAACCGTATCAAACTGCGGGCGGTAACTACTGACAATAAAATATTTGAGAAAATATTTAGCCAGGCAGAACTGACAGAATATGAGAAGAAAAGTAATTTGCATAAATCCTACCTCCAATTTTACGACTACTTTAGAAATCGTAATCATTTAGAACAATATATTGATACACTTGACGACTTCGAGATTGTCACGATTGTTCTAGACAAAGATGATGATAATCCGCAAAAAGTCTTTGAAAGTATTAACTCAACTGGCAAGCCGTTGACAGATGGCGACAAAATCCGAAACTTCTCGTTAATGTTGCGCACCTCCGAAAAACAAGATTATGTTTTGACTAACTATTGGCAGCATATTGAAACATACCTAACCGATCCGCAGCGTGACGATATTACCGACTTCTTCCGCGTCTATTTGATCGCCAAGAACCAATCGGTCGTGAATACCGATAAAGTATATCCGGAATTCAAAAGAGTATTCGCTAAAAGTATTTCTAATGACCAGTCATACGAATCACTTGACGAATTTTACGGCGAGATTTTGAGAATACTAAAATATTATCGCTTTCTAAAGTTTGGCATAGACGAAAATAATGAATTTGCAAGACTTAGTTCGGTGGCATTTACAATGCGTTATCTGAGGATTGAAGCGTTCTTTCCGTATGCCGTATCAGTCATGAAATATTGGCAAGACGGACATTTGTCAGATGATGAAATTGCTGAGGTATTTGATGTGCTGCGTGTCTACTTTTCGCGGCGTATCGTTATCAACTTATCGACAACAGGCTTAGGTAAATATTTCGCCGGATTACACAGAAGTATATTGTCAATTGCTGAGCAGGACAATGCTGCATATCTTGAAGTACTGAAATATACCGTACTTTCGAAAAACAGGCAGATCCGATTACCTCGAGATAATGAAATAGAAACAGCGATAAAAGCAAACTTTACCTATAATCAGCGCTCTTCCAATGTCATGTATTTGTTAACTGCGGTCGACGATGAATCTAAGGACGTGTCATTACTGAAACAGATTAATGACAAAGAGCTACACCTAACAATTGAACATATTATGCCGCAAACCATGACCAATGCTTGGCGGGATGAGCTCGGTGACCGTGCCGATGAAATTCATGGCACGTATTTGCACGGGTTAGCGAATTTGACATTGACGGGATATAACTCTGAATATTCAAACAAGAGTTTCCGGGAAAAGCGTGATATGCCAGACGGGTTTGCTGATAGCCCGCTTAAGATTAATAAGACTGTTGCTAAATATGACACATGGAATGAAATAGCAATATTGGAGCGCCAGCGGTGGTGGATTGATAAAATAATTAAAATTTGGCCGCTGCCAACAAGTACGTTTGAACCGCCAATACTTGATACGAAAGTTAATATTTTCGACGATATTGATTTTACAGGCGCAGCGGTAAAAATATTCTATATCGGTGATGATTCTTATCCAGTAACGAGCTGGTCGCAAATTCTTGGCGTCTATTGCGAGTATCTGTACGACGAGAACCCTGATTTTACTGATCAGATTATGAACAGCGAAAAGACGAAAAATTGGATTAGTAACGATTCTAAAAGATTTTTTAATTCCGTAAAGATTCACGACACAGGGCTTGTGGTTGACGTAGCAACAAATACGAATCAAAAAATACGGCTCATGCGCGAACTAGCGGAGATGTTTAATATTGATAAAATCTCTATCAATGTTGAATTGACAAAGCCGATTGAACAGTAG
- a CDS encoding ASCH domain-containing protein encodes MKIWHSGRESKLLDDIIAGRKTVEGRLNRGKFAEYRVGDKIHLRRDVRDAEGILHDGKPDQARVEIIAIRHYNSFLEMVQAEGYHRVIPHATSAEAAAAEYNKYYSAADQKHYGVLAVEICLSL; translated from the coding sequence ATGAAAATCTGGCACTCAGGACGAGAATCAAAATTACTTGACGATATTATCGCCGGGCGGAAGACGGTTGAAGGTCGATTGAATCGCGGAAAATTTGCCGAGTACCGAGTCGGCGATAAGATTCACCTGCGTCGCGATGTTCGCGATGCCGAAGGAATACTACACGACGGCAAACCAGATCAAGCACGCGTGGAGATTATCGCCATCCGCCACTACAATTCCTTTTTAGAAATGGTGCAGGCCGAGGGTTACCACCGTGTTATTCCGCATGCCACCAGTGCCGAAGCTGCCGCTGCCGAATACAACAAATATTATTCCGCTGCCGACCAAAAACATTATGGCGTGCTAGCAGTGGAAATTTGCTTATCGCTTTAA
- a CDS encoding ribonucleoside triphosphate reductase translates to MYKSIKKRDGRTVKFDRKKIEKAIEKAGLETGEFDAKQAVKLTDKVLAVLETRNQKRLPGVEDIQDIVEDILIDSKFKKTAKAYIIYRDQHKKLREITSNAHVDLIDKYVNNLDWKVKENSNMGYSLQGLNNYVSAEITKTYWLDKIYSPKIGRAHKEGDLHIHDLNLLSVYCVGWDLMDLLRQGFTGVKNKVASKPAKHFRSALGQVVNFFYTLQGEAAGAQAFSDFDTLLAPFIRADKLSYDEVKQALQEFVFNVNVPTRVGFQTPFTNITLDLECPKHMAGNPVIIGGEMQDTNYGDYQEEMNMLNKALLEVLSEGDANGRVFTFPIPTVNITKDFNWDNPVIENLWEASAKYGIPYFSNFINSDMDPEDARSMCCRLRIDNRQLEYRGGGLFGSNPMTGSIGVVTINLPRLALKSKNEKEFFKGLGELMDMARDSLETKRKVLEQLTDSDISLYPYTKFYLRDIKKRFNEYWKNHFSTIGLIGTNEAALNLLGVDIGTEKGKAFAEKTLDFMRDRLVEYQKETGNNYNLEATPAEGTTYRLAQLDKASFPDRAHFANGLGAAVKHPFYTNSSHLPVNYTDDLFELMDLQDNLQTKYTGGTVIHFFLGERMDDPQTLKKLVKTICENYKLPYFTFTPSFSICANHGYIVGEHPACPNCGESTEVYSRVVGFLRPVSQWNNGKQAEFDMREHYDDAAEHQRACAVAVPA, encoded by the coding sequence ATGTACAAATCAATCAAAAAACGCGACGGTCGGACTGTTAAATTTGACCGTAAAAAAATTGAAAAAGCCATTGAGAAGGCGGGCCTGGAGACTGGCGAATTTGACGCCAAGCAGGCTGTCAAATTGACTGACAAGGTGCTGGCGGTACTGGAAACTCGCAACCAAAAACGCTTGCCAGGTGTCGAAGACATCCAGGACATCGTCGAGGATATTTTGATTGATTCCAAGTTCAAGAAAACTGCCAAGGCTTACATCATCTACCGCGATCAGCATAAAAAACTGCGTGAAATTACTTCCAATGCGCACGTCGATTTGATCGATAAATACGTCAATAACTTGGACTGGAAAGTCAAAGAAAACTCCAACATGGGCTATAGTTTGCAGGGCCTGAATAACTACGTTTCGGCGGAAATTACTAAGACCTACTGGCTGGATAAGATCTATTCGCCGAAAATCGGCCGGGCGCATAAAGAGGGCGATTTACATATTCACGACCTCAATTTGCTGAGTGTCTATTGCGTCGGTTGGGATCTGATGGATTTGCTGCGGCAAGGCTTCACCGGCGTCAAAAATAAGGTGGCCTCCAAGCCGGCTAAGCATTTCCGCTCGGCACTGGGCCAGGTAGTAAACTTCTTCTACACTTTGCAGGGCGAAGCGGCTGGCGCTCAGGCGTTCTCTGACTTTGACACACTCTTAGCACCATTTATTCGCGCTGATAAGCTGAGCTATGACGAGGTCAAGCAAGCGCTGCAAGAATTTGTCTTTAACGTTAACGTGCCAACGCGGGTTGGCTTCCAGACGCCGTTTACCAACATCACGCTCGATCTGGAATGTCCGAAGCACATGGCTGGTAATCCGGTGATCATCGGCGGCGAGATGCAGGACACCAACTACGGCGATTACCAAGAAGAGATGAATATGCTTAATAAGGCACTGCTGGAGGTGCTGTCTGAGGGCGATGCCAACGGCCGAGTCTTTACCTTCCCGATTCCGACAGTCAACATTACTAAAGATTTCAACTGGGATAATCCGGTCATTGAAAATCTTTGGGAAGCTAGCGCCAAGTATGGCATCCCGTACTTCTCAAACTTCATCAATTCCGACATGGATCCAGAAGATGCGCGCTCGATGTGCTGCCGCTTGCGCATCGATAACCGCCAGTTGGAGTATCGCGGCGGCGGTTTGTTTGGCAGTAATCCGATGACCGGTTCAATTGGTGTGGTGACGATTAATTTGCCGCGGCTGGCGCTGAAATCAAAGAACGAGAAAGAATTTTTCAAAGGCCTGGGCGAATTGATGGATATGGCGCGCGATAGTCTGGAGACCAAACGCAAGGTGCTGGAGCAGCTGACCGATTCGGACATTAGTCTATATCCGTACACCAAGTTTTACCTGCGCGATATTAAAAAGCGCTTCAACGAGTACTGGAAAAATCACTTTTCAACCATCGGTTTGATTGGTACTAACGAGGCGGCATTAAACTTGCTGGGCGTTGACATTGGCACTGAAAAGGGTAAGGCGTTCGCCGAGAAAACGCTTGACTTCATGCGCGACCGCTTGGTGGAATACCAGAAAGAAACGGGTAATAATTACAACCTGGAGGCGACGCCAGCTGAGGGTACGACCTACCGCTTGGCGCAGCTCGACAAGGCCAGCTTCCCTGACCGAGCCCACTTTGCCAATGGCTTGGGCGCGGCGGTTAAACATCCGTTCTACACCAACTCCAGCCACCTACCGGTCAACTACACTGACGACCTGTTTGAGCTGATGGATTTGCAGGATAATCTGCAGACTAAATACACGGGCGGCACGGTGATTCACTTCTTCTTGGGTGAACGCATGGACGATCCGCAGACGCTGAAGAAACTGGTCAAAACGATTTGTGAGAATTACAAATTGCCGTACTTTACCTTTACGCCGAGCTTTTCAATTTGTGCTAACCACGGCTATATCGTCGGTGAGCACCCGGCTTGCCCGAATTGCGGCGAAAGTACCGAGGTGTACTCGCGGGTGGTTGGTTTCTTGCGCCCAGTTTCCCAGTGGAATAACGGTAAGCAGGCTGAATTTGACATGAGGGAGCATTATGACGATGCCGCCGAACACCAGCGAGCTTGCGCCGTCGCTGTCCCAGCTTAA
- a CDS encoding N-6 DNA methylase: MNMRELERQLWAAADKLRGNISSSDYKYVVLGLIFLKYVSDAFSARYQAAVDENYDPEDRDWYLADNVFWIPKEARWEHLVASAKQPEIGVLVDSAMEAVERDNPSLKGVLPKNYAREALDKRRLGELIDLFTNIKFDTASSKDLLGQVYEYFMGMFADSEGKHGGEFYTPRSIVKLLVEMLEPYSGRVYDPCCGSGGMFVWSEKFVEEHAGRVSDIAVYGQEFNETTWRLAKMNMAIRGIDANIKRGNTLTDDQLPDLKADYILANPPFNISDWGQEHLQADPRWKYGLPPKGNANFAWIQHMIRHLSPRGTAGFVLANGSMSSQTGGEGDIRKQLVLNDMVDAIVTLPSQLFFNVAIPCCLWFVSRDRANRHGKVLFIDGRNLGKMVTRRNRELTAEDIARVAKTYHDYKTASAEYADQPGFCKVANLEEIKQHDYVLTPGRYVGVEEAEEDDELFAEKFARLTAELEGQFVKSRELEKSIAINLKRIKKSYRND; encoded by the coding sequence ATGAACATGAGGGAGCTTGAAAGGCAGTTGTGGGCTGCGGCGGATAAATTACGGGGTAATATCAGCTCGTCGGATTATAAATATGTCGTATTGGGGTTGATTTTCCTCAAGTATGTTTCAGATGCGTTTTCGGCGCGATATCAGGCGGCGGTCGATGAGAATTATGATCCAGAAGATCGGGATTGGTATTTGGCGGATAATGTTTTTTGGATTCCCAAGGAGGCTCGTTGGGAACACCTGGTGGCGAGCGCCAAGCAGCCAGAAATTGGCGTACTAGTTGACAGCGCCATGGAGGCAGTTGAGCGCGACAACCCTAGTTTGAAAGGTGTTTTGCCGAAAAATTATGCTCGTGAAGCTCTAGATAAACGCCGTCTAGGTGAACTCATCGATTTATTTACAAATATCAAATTTGATACTGCCAGTTCCAAAGATTTGCTTGGTCAAGTCTACGAATACTTTATGGGTATGTTTGCTGATAGTGAGGGTAAGCATGGCGGTGAATTCTACACGCCGCGATCCATCGTGAAATTGCTGGTAGAAATGCTTGAGCCATACAGCGGGCGTGTATATGACCCATGTTGCGGTAGCGGCGGTATGTTCGTCTGGAGTGAGAAGTTTGTCGAAGAGCATGCGGGCCGCGTTAGCGACATCGCAGTGTATGGTCAGGAATTCAACGAAACGACCTGGCGACTCGCTAAAATGAACATGGCAATTCGGGGAATTGATGCAAATATCAAACGTGGCAACACCCTGACGGATGACCAGCTGCCTGACCTGAAAGCTGATTATATCTTGGCTAATCCACCGTTTAATATTAGTGATTGGGGTCAAGAACATTTGCAGGCTGACCCACGCTGGAAGTATGGTCTGCCGCCAAAGGGTAACGCTAACTTTGCCTGGATTCAACATATGATCCGCCACTTGAGCCCGCGCGGTACAGCAGGTTTTGTGTTAGCGAACGGGAGTATGAGCAGCCAAACTGGCGGTGAAGGTGACATCCGTAAGCAGTTAGTGCTCAATGATATGGTTGACGCCATCGTCACACTGCCGAGCCAACTGTTTTTTAATGTAGCCATACCGTGCTGCCTCTGGTTTGTGTCGCGCGATCGCGCCAACCGTCACGGAAAAGTATTGTTCATCGATGGGCGAAATTTGGGTAAAATGGTGACCCGCCGCAACCGTGAGTTGACTGCAGAAGACATTGCTCGGGTGGCGAAGACATATCATGATTACAAAACTGCCAGTGCGGAGTATGCTGATCAGCCAGGTTTCTGTAAAGTTGCTAATCTAGAAGAAATCAAGCAGCATGATTACGTACTGACACCTGGTCGCTACGTTGGCGTTGAAGAGGCTGAGGAAGACGATGAGCTGTTTGCCGAGAAATTTGCTAGGCTGACGGCTGAGCTTGAGGGGCAGTTTGTGAAGAGCCGTGAACTAGAAAAATCTATCGCTATAAACCTAAAAAGAATAAAAAAATCATATAGAAATGACTAA